Part of the Sphingopyxis sp. 113P3 genome, CGCGATGATTACAAGGATTACAAGCTGAAATCGCTTGCAGAGACCTGATTCCAGCCCGCCTCCTCGCACTCGGGGGATACCCGACGCCAACGCGAGACGCCTGGTTTGGGCAGGCCTGACGCGCGAAGGATCGCGCCCTTTTTCCCCGGGGATGCACCTCGCTTGAGGTCAGAATAATTCCATCTGCCCGCCACGTTCGGGCGGTCGGAAGAGGTCGGTGCGGATCGCGGGAAAGCTCCGGTCCATACCATTCGCGCGCGCTGCGCGCTTCACTCGTTGACGGATCAGTTGCGGCCAGATGCCGCGACCTTTCATACGGCTGAAGAAATTGGGATCGTTGTCGCGGCCGCCGCGAATGTCCTGAACCATATGCATCACCTTGTCGGCGCGATCGGGGTAATGCGCTGCCAGCCATGACCTGAAAAGGGGGGCGACCTCGAAGGGGAGGCGCATCAATATATAGGAAGCTCGGATTGCCCCCGCGCCGGCTGCGGCGGCCATGATCGCTTCGATTTCATGGTCGGTAATCGCGGGGATGATCGGCGAGATATTGACCTGCGTCGGGATGCCCGCGTCGATCAACGCGCGGATCGCCGCGAGGCGGCGCTGCGGATGCGGCGCGCGGGGCTCGAGGGTGCGGGCGAGTGCAGCGTCAAGCGTTGTCACCGAAATCGCGACCCCGACAAGCTCGTCTTTCGCCATCTGCGTCAGCAGATCGATGTCCCGCAGAAGCCGGTCGGACTTGGTGGTGATGAGCAGCGGATGTTTTGTTTCGGCAAGGACCTCGATCACCGACCGGGTAATGCCCCAATCGCGTTCGATCGGCTGATAGCCATCTGTGTTGGTTCCGATGGCAAGCGGTGCGACCTTGTAATTGGGCCTCGTCAGCTCCTGCCGCAGCAGCT contains:
- a CDS encoding PA0069 family radical SAM protein, which codes for MPAKPLPPLAGRGAPENRPPVRTGSLDREADGDWLDAAAEIDGAPPRLRTTVTIEHPKTIIARNTSPDIGFDRSINPYRGCEHGCIYCFARPTHAFHDLSPGLDFESRLFAKPDAAKLLRQELTRPNYKVAPLAIGTNTDGYQPIERDWGITRSVIEVLAETKHPLLITTKSDRLLRDIDLLTQMAKDELVGVAISVTTLDAALARTLEPRAPHPQRRLAAIRALIDAGIPTQVNISPIIPAITDHEIEAIMAAAAGAGAIRASYILMRLPFEVAPLFRSWLAAHYPDRADKVMHMVQDIRGGRDNDPNFFSRMKGRGIWPQLIRQRVKRAARANGMDRSFPAIRTDLFRPPERGGQMELF